Proteins encoded together in one Drosophila albomicans strain 15112-1751.03 chromosome 2R, ASM965048v2, whole genome shotgun sequence window:
- the LOC117576448 gene encoding tryptophan--tRNA ligase, cytoplasmic, producing the protein MAEVKQTVVEGVDALTLNGKSDADTVETATDAQAQETAGDEATTNADDVVDPWNVASSNDAGVDYDKLIKRFGSSKIDDELIARFEKITGKPAHHFLRRGLFFSHRDLHTILTLREQGKPFYLYTGRGPSSGSLHIGHLVPFIMTKWLQETFDVPLIIQLTDDEKTLWKDLKIEEAIKLARENAKDIVAMGFDVNKTFIFNNLEFMGKCPAMYQNIIRIQKCVTFNQVKGIFGFGDSDIIGKIGFPAAQAAPALSSTFPFIFGNKKVHCLIPCAIDQDPYFRMTRDVAPRLGFPKCALLHSSFFPALQGAKTKMSASEQNSAVFLTDTPKQVKNKINKYAFSGGRVTVEEHRKLGGIPDIDVAYQLLKFFLEDDAKLEEVRVAYSKGEMLTGEIKKLAIETVTPIVEQHQAARKLITDEVLDKYFELRPLKYGS; encoded by the exons ATGGCGGAAGTTAAACAAACGGTTGTTGAAGGCGTCGATGCACTAACGTTGAACGGCAAATCAGACGCGGACACTGTGGAAACGGCAACCGATGCACAGGCCCAAGAAACTGCAGGAGacgaagcaacaacaaatgcggATGATGTTGTGGATCCATGGAACGTTGCTAGCAGCAACGATGCAGGCGTCGACTACGACAAGCTAATAA AGCGCTTCGGTTCAAGTAAAATCGATGATGAACTTATCGCACGATTTGAAAAAATTACGGGGAAGCCAGCTCACCACTTTCTTAGACGTGGCCTGTTCTTCTCGCATCGCGATCTGCACACGATACTTACACTACGCGAGCAGGGCAAACCCTTCTATTTATACACTGGACGTGGGCCCAGCTCGGGATCCTTGCACATTGGTCACTTGGTGCCGTTTATTATGACCAAATGGCTGCAGGAGACATTCGATGTACCGCTGATCATTCAACTTACTGACGATGAGAAAACATTGTGGAAAGATCTTAAAATCGAGGAAGCCATCAAATTGGCCCGCGAAAATGCCAAGGATATTGTTGCTATGGGATTCGATGTGAACAAGACATTCATCTTTAACAATCTGGAGTTTATGGG TAAATGTCCCGCTATGTACCAGAATATTATACGCATTCAGAAGTGTGTCACCTTTAATCAGGTGAAGGGCATTTTCGGCTTTGGCGACTCTGATATCATTGGCAAGATTGGCTTTCCCGCCGCCCAGGCAGCGCCGGCGCTGTCCAGCACATTTCCCTTCATCTTTGGCAATAAGAAGGTGCATTGCTTGATACCCTGCGCCATCGATCAGGATCCCTATTTCCGCATGACACGCGATGTGGCTCCGCGTCTGGGTTTCCCCAAATGTGCGCTGCTGCACTCAAGCTTCTTTCCAGCATTGCAGGGCGCCAAGACGAAAATGTCGGCCAGCGAGCAAAACTCTGCTGTGTTCTTAACCGACACGCCGAAGCAGGTTAAGAATAAGatcaataaatatgcattttctGGCGGACGCGTCACTGTGGAGGAGCATCGTAAGCTGGGCGGCATTCCCGACATAGATGTGGCCTATCAGCTGTTGAAATTCTTCCTCGAGGACGATGCCAAGCTGGAGGAAGTGCGTGTGGCCTATAGCAAGGGTGAAATGCTCACCGGAGAAATTAAGAAGCTCGCTATTGAG ACTGTTACGCCCATTGTGGAGCAGCATCAGGCTGCGCGTAAACTGATCACGGATGAGGTGCTGGATAAATACTTTGAGCTGCGACCTCTGAAATACGGCAGTTAA
- the LOC117576446 gene encoding vacuolar protein sorting-associated protein 16 homolog, which translates to MPIMYNTGEWFKVRPDYYRKVELATPDWPIDIDLEYMQLVAAPYGGPLAVIRDMAQLVPVQGSSRSMIRIFDTTGNETGHILWNHGKLISMGWSDTEELICVLENAKVFVFDMFGNEKESYSIGGEASVIKILEAKVFQSAAGTGVAVRTTSGRIFLKQNSNKSERKLPDLPNSNVSCSCWEIITEGRNSYCLLGREREVIKLMHGQTVGTITANLFEKPYDRIIKISASYNHQHLALYTNTGLLWLGSVDMQQKYCEFDTGRKDKPLQIEWIMNTHNTDADAVVISYPSYLLIVNRNADRSEFPYDPIMFLVAEMDGVRIITQSSHEMIQRLPKCVENIFAVNSQAPASYLFEAQKKFEEKSYKSDEYLSMCRSNIELAVNECIEAATYEFCPETQKSLMRTAYFGKGFIPSHNPEEYMHILRILRVLNTLRHEKIAIPLTYKQFTHLKPEVILSRLVFRKHYGVAIQVAKHLKLPESWILEHWAYHKIMHDPNDNEVARKITEKFKNPSIEGISYCNIAEKAHQSGRDKLAIILLEMEPRASLQVPLLLKMEEFERAVASATQSGDTELVTSVLLEIKKKMMLSNFHMLIRNYPLALNIYKKIMSESSRTALYDIYNTEDDHKSIAEYHFNNAIDSEGLESNLSLIGNSYSQGRCTVEAELCADTARLLKMQKTHANKPNGGESMSGLSIHDTMLELLRRGELKEAEKMKTDYKVPDRRFWWMRILTLAERHNWTELEKFSKSKKSPIGYEPFVEVCVQQENAKEAQKYIARCPDQRKVHWYMRANLYDEAIDCAFEQRDMHCLYELQLKIRVLRDQGLIEKIGNAIAMLEARR; encoded by the exons ATGCCGATTATGTATAATACTGGAGAGTGGTTCAAGGTGCGACCAGACTACTATAG AAAAGTGGAGCTGGCGACACCCGACTGGCCGATCGATATTGATTTGGAGTATATGCAACTGGTTGCAGCTCCATATGGTGGTCCTTTGGCAGTCATACGTGATATGGCGCAGCTAGTGCCAGTTCAGGGTAGTTCCCGGTCGATGATAAGGATTTTTGATACCACCGGTAATGAGACTGGTCACATATTG TGGAATCATGGTAAACTCATCTCTATGGGCTGGTCAGACACAGAGGAGCTCATTTGTGTTCTGGAGAATGCCAAAGTCTTTGTGTTTGACATGTTTGGTAACGAGAAGGAGTCCTACAGTATTGGCGGCGAGGCGAGTGTCATTAAGATTCTGGAGGCCAAAGTCTTTCAATCTGCGGCCGGCACTGGTGTCGCCGTGAGGACCACATCTGGTCGCATCTTCCTAAAgcagaacagcaacaaatcgGAGCGCAAGCTACCCGACTTACCAA ATTCGAACGTCAGCTGTTCTTGCTGGGAGATAATTACAGAAGGACGCAATAGTTATTGCTTGTTGGGTCGGGAACGTGAAGTTATTAAGCTAATGCACGGTCAGACAGTGGGTACTATAACAGCGAACTTGTTTGAGAAACCGTATGATCGAATCATCAAGATATCGGCATCGTACAACCATCAGCATTTGGCATTGTACACAAACACTGGATTGCTTTGGCTGGGCAGCGTTGATATGCAGCAAAAGTACTGTGAATTTGATACTGGACGCAAGGATAAGCCGTTGCAAATTGAATGGATTATGAACACGCACAACACAGATGCCGATGCTGTCGTCATTTCATATCCATCGTATCTGCTGATTGTAAATCGCAATGCGGATCGTAGTGAATTCCCCTACGATCCCATCATGTTCCTTGTAGCCGAAATGGATGGTGTGCGCATCATAACGCAGAGTTCACATGAAATGATACAACGTTTGCCCAAATGTGTGGAGAATATATTTGCGGTGAACAGCCAAGCGCCGGCCAGCTATCTGTTTGAAGCGCAGAAGAAGTTCGAAGAGAAGTCCTATAAATCGGATGAATATCTGAGCATGTGTCGATCCAACATTGAATTGGCTGTCAACGAATGCATCGAGGCGGCTACCTATGAGTTTTGCCCCGAGACGCAAAAAAGTTTAATGCGG acAGCATATTTTGGCAAGGGATTCATTCCGTCACATAATCCAGAAGAGTATATGCACATCCTAAGAATATTGCGAGTTTTGAATACGTTGCGGCACGAGAAAATTGCCATCCCGCTAACTTATAAACA ATTCACGCATCTGAAACCTGAGGTCATTCTTAGCCGTTTGGTCTTTCGCAAGCACTATGGTGTGGCCATCCAAGTAGCAAAGCATCTAAAGCTACCCGAATCTTGGATTCTAGAGCATTGGGCTTACCATAAAATTATGCATGATCCGA ACGATAATGAGGTGGCTCGCAAGATTACGGAGAAGTTCAAGAATCCTTCCATTGAGGGTATTTCCTACTGCAACATTGCTGAGAAAGCGCATCAAAGCGGACGCGATAAGCTGGCCATCATACTGCTGGAGATGGAGCCGCGTGCTTCATTGCAGGTGCCGTTACTGCTCAAGATGGAAGAATTTGAACGAGCTGTTGCCAGTGCCACACAATCTGGGGATACTGAACTAGTGACATCGGTGCTGCTGGAAATCAAGAAGAAAATGATGCTTTCCAATTTTCAT ATGCTAATACGTAACTATCCCTTGGCTTTGAATATCTATAAGAAAATTATGTCAGAGTCAAGTCGAACTGCACTTTACGATATCTACAACACTGAGGATGATCACAAGTCCATTGCTGAATATCATTTCAATAATGCAATTGATAGCGAAGGACTCGAATCAAATCTGTCGCTAATTGGCAACAGCTACTCGCAGGGTCGTTGCACTGTGGAGGCTGAACTATGCGCCGACACGGCACGCCtccttaaaatgcaaaaaacacaTGCTAATAAACCGAATGGCGGCGAATCTATGAGTGGTCTATCTATACATGATACTATGTTGGAGCTGCTGAGAAGAGGTGAACTCAAAGAAGCCGAGAAGATGAAAACCGATTACAAGGTGCCGGATCGACGTTTCTGGTGGATGCGTATACTGACCTTAGCCGAGAGACACAACTGGACGGAGCTAGAAAAGTtctcaaaaagcaaaaagagtCCCATCGGCTATGAACCTTTCGTAGAGGTTTGTGTGCAGCAGGAAAATGCAAAGGAGGCACAAAAGTATATTGCACGTTGTCCAGATCAACGCAAGGTGCATTGGTACATGCGAGCCAA tttgtaCGATGAGGCCATTGATTGCGCCTTTGAACAACGAGACATGCACTGTCTGTATGAGCTGCAGTTGAAGATTCGAGTGTTAAGAGATCAGGGACTGATCGAAAAGATCGGTAATGCGATTGCCATGCTAGAAGCGAGAAGATGA
- the LOC117576447 gene encoding mucin-21 isoform X2: MAVFLINICKFNGCFKTFPSLSDLISHIEDTHIDYDPKVVEQKELAQPASLPLSYVLRFISDDARKEASTFLSNTTNNSSASNNNNSTNATNTGSGGNTGNAELKRKLAIKHHSYSMSSSNRSNTPTGSEMDEDEMVVTESEDSNDSWTTEEFSSEFIMRYGSRHSGGGSNGTPGNEKPFACPVPGCKKRYKNVNGIKYHSKNGHKKDGRVRKGYKCHCGKSYKTAQGLKNHALLTHNTQPESVLTTQQLANLTAASAAADTEPVTRCKPAVNNGLVGGNSVLTSNGNGNGLIQRSNSPSQSLGSLSPSSSNMSSSTSTSGLGAGSLGSNSLSSTAATASNMLQQLSNGNIVTVTNVPQQQQPQQALPQQQQLQQQQQQMNIGTQSQNANAPTAATATTNTTETSYSCSHIINSSNSNNSSDSSSKQTATAAAATAVTAAKYSRPTATAATATAMKSSATATATTPMQISPTFIEHKYSALAIKEKFFSNLRATRNASASSNNGDNLAAASGGVVADATHTGSGGGGGGGSGTNAGSNMLRAVAVGQMCALQNEHIHQNLFKKTIN; this comes from the exons ATGGCCGTGTTTCTGATCAACATCTGCAAATTTAATGGCTGTTTTAAAACATTTCCAAGTCTAAGCGACTTAATATCACACATTGAGGACACACATATAG ACTATGATCCTAAGGTGGTCGAGCAAAAGGAGCTGGCACAGCCCGCATCGCTGCCGTTGAGCTACGTGCTGCGCTTCATCTCCGATGATGCGCGCAAGGAGGCTTCCACATTCTTGTCCAACACCACCAACAATAGCAGcgctagcaacaacaacaacagcaccaatGCTACCAACACtggcagcggcggcaacaCCGGCAATGCAGAGCTCAAACGCAAACTGGCCATTAAGCATCATAGCTATAGCATGTCATCGTCCAATCGCAGCAATACGCCCACTG GCAGTGAAATGGACGAGGATGAAATGGTCGTTACGGAATCAGAGGATAGCAATGACTCTTGGACCACCGAGGAGTTTAGCTCGGAGTTCATAATGCGTTATGGCAGCAG GCATTCCGGTGGCGGCAGTAATGGCACGCCAGGCAATGAGAAACCGTTTGCGTGTCCCGTGCCCGGTTGTAAGAAGCGCTACAAGAACGTGAATGGCATCAAATACCATTCGAAAAACGGACACAAAAAGGATGGCAG AGTGCGCAAGGGCTACAAGTGCCACTGTGGCAAGAGCTATAAAACGGCGCAGGGCCTGAAAAACCATGCGCTgctcacacacaacacacagccgGAGAGCGTGCTCACCACCCAGCAGCTTGCCAATTTGACTGCAGCATCGGCGGCCGCTGACACAGAGCCAGTGACCCGCTGCAAGCCTGCGGTCAATAATGGTCTGGTCGGAGGCAACAGCGTGCTGAcaagcaatggcaatggcaacggttTGATCCAGCGCAGCAATTCACCTTCGCAGTCACTCGGTTCGCTGAGTCCGTCGAGTAGCAACATGTCGAGCAGCACCAGCACTAGTGGCCTTGGTGCTGGCAGCTTGGGTAGCAATAGCTTGTCCAGCACAGCTGCCACtgccagcaacatgttgcaacagctcagcaatggcaacattGTCACTGTGACGAATgtaccacagcagcagcagccgcagcaagcGCTgcctcaacagcagcaactacagcagcagcagcagcaaatgaacATCGGCACACAGTCGCAAAACGCAAACGCGCCGAccgcagcgacagcaacaacaaacacaacag AAACCTCTTACTCCTGCTCacacatcatcaacagcagcaatagcaacaacagcagcgacagcagcagcaaacaaactgcaactgcagcagcagcgaccgCGGTGACTGCTGCCAAATACTCCAGGCCCACTGCAACAGCGGCGACTGCAACTGCCATGAAATCGTCAGCGACTGCAACAGCGACGACGCCCATGCAAATCTCGCCAACTTTTATTGAGCACAAATATTCCGCCCTGGCCATCAAAGAGAAATTCTTTTCGAATTTACGCGCTACCCGCAACGCATCAGCATCGTCCAATAATGGCGACAATCTGGCTGCGGCATCCGGCggcgttgttgctgatgcaaCGCACACTGGCAgcggcggaggcggaggcggtggCAGCGGCACCAACGCgggcagcaacatgttgcgcGCTGTTGCTGTGGGCCAAATGTGCGCGCTGCAGAACGAGCACATACATCAAAATCTTTTCAAGAAAACGATCAATTGA
- the LOC117576447 gene encoding uncharacterized protein DDB_G0288805 isoform X1 translates to MAVFLINICKFNGCFKTFPSLSDLISHIEDTHIDYDPKVVEQKELAQPASLPLSYVLRFISDDARKEASTFLSNTTNNSSASNNNNSTNATNTGSGGNTGNAELKRKLAIKHHSYSMSSSNRSNTPTGSEMDEDEMVVTESEDSNDSWTTEEFSSEFIMRYGSRHSGGGSNGTPGNEKPFACPVPGCKKRYKNVNGIKYHSKNGHKKDGRVRKGYKCHCGKSYKTAQGLKNHALLTHNTQPESVLTTQQLANLTAASAAADTEPVTRCKPAVNNGLVGGNSVLTSNGNGNGLIQRSNSPSQSLGSLSPSSSNMSSSTSTSGLGAGSLGSNSLSSTAATASNMLQQLSNGNIVTVTNVPQQQQPQQALPQQQQLQQQQQQMNIGTQSQNANAPTAATATTNTTGNSNNSLMRSTLGLVSIKANNNHNNNTVAAVAGGNNNNPKSVSNLIAANATANKILKLATNVANGVDIAQQHKLVDNMPKANGNNVATTAVVANSNNNNNTPTKITLPNLVNLGILTPATSPTKNTQTLTFTTTAGHNLQQQQQQQALVASLTSNMLQQQQKLPNVTKTNILLLQEPNTVTTHLIQSPPQQQQQQHVLPISPTSSISSSKSSSPTPTHQQQQQQQLHQLTKSSATVALKQKHVMTNSIALSAATSASTVEPMETDELPIVATATDALADNSHATVVGGTVDSKDMPSSIAAAVTSGTITVAAIEVVGAGVVNTET, encoded by the exons ATGGCCGTGTTTCTGATCAACATCTGCAAATTTAATGGCTGTTTTAAAACATTTCCAAGTCTAAGCGACTTAATATCACACATTGAGGACACACATATAG ACTATGATCCTAAGGTGGTCGAGCAAAAGGAGCTGGCACAGCCCGCATCGCTGCCGTTGAGCTACGTGCTGCGCTTCATCTCCGATGATGCGCGCAAGGAGGCTTCCACATTCTTGTCCAACACCACCAACAATAGCAGcgctagcaacaacaacaacagcaccaatGCTACCAACACtggcagcggcggcaacaCCGGCAATGCAGAGCTCAAACGCAAACTGGCCATTAAGCATCATAGCTATAGCATGTCATCGTCCAATCGCAGCAATACGCCCACTG GCAGTGAAATGGACGAGGATGAAATGGTCGTTACGGAATCAGAGGATAGCAATGACTCTTGGACCACCGAGGAGTTTAGCTCGGAGTTCATAATGCGTTATGGCAGCAG GCATTCCGGTGGCGGCAGTAATGGCACGCCAGGCAATGAGAAACCGTTTGCGTGTCCCGTGCCCGGTTGTAAGAAGCGCTACAAGAACGTGAATGGCATCAAATACCATTCGAAAAACGGACACAAAAAGGATGGCAG AGTGCGCAAGGGCTACAAGTGCCACTGTGGCAAGAGCTATAAAACGGCGCAGGGCCTGAAAAACCATGCGCTgctcacacacaacacacagccgGAGAGCGTGCTCACCACCCAGCAGCTTGCCAATTTGACTGCAGCATCGGCGGCCGCTGACACAGAGCCAGTGACCCGCTGCAAGCCTGCGGTCAATAATGGTCTGGTCGGAGGCAACAGCGTGCTGAcaagcaatggcaatggcaacggttTGATCCAGCGCAGCAATTCACCTTCGCAGTCACTCGGTTCGCTGAGTCCGTCGAGTAGCAACATGTCGAGCAGCACCAGCACTAGTGGCCTTGGTGCTGGCAGCTTGGGTAGCAATAGCTTGTCCAGCACAGCTGCCACtgccagcaacatgttgcaacagctcagcaatggcaacattGTCACTGTGACGAATgtaccacagcagcagcagccgcagcaagcGCTgcctcaacagcagcaactacagcagcagcagcagcaaatgaacATCGGCACACAGTCGCAAAACGCAAACGCGCCGAccgcagcgacagcaacaacaaacacaacaggtaacagcaacaacagtttaATGCGCAGCACACTCGGTTTAGTATCCAttaaagccaacaacaaccacaacaacaataccgttgccgctgttgctggcgGTAACAACAATAATCCAAAGTCCGTTAGCAATTTAATAGCTGCCAATGCAACGGCCAACAAAATACTCAAGCTGGCCACTAATGTGGCCAACGGTGTGGACATTGCACAGCAGCATAAGTTGGTTGACAACATGCCCAAGGCAAACGGCAACAATGTCGCAacaactgctgttgttgccaacagcaacaacaacaacaacacacccACTAAAATCACGCTGCCCAATTTGGTTAACCTTGGCATACTGACGCCGGCCACCTCGCCCACCAAGAACACACAGACCTTGACTTTCACCACAACAGCCGGTCACAAtcttcaacagcagcagcaacaacaggctCTGGTGGCCTCGCTCACGAGCAacatgctgcagcagcagcagaagcttCCCAATGTTACCAAGACCAATATACTGTTGCTGCAGGAGCCCAACACGGTTACAACACATCTGATTCAATCGccaccgcagcaacagcagcagcaacatgtatTGCCCATCAGTCCCACAAGCAGcattagcagcagcaaaagcagctcaccaacaccaacacatcagcagcaacaacaacaacagcttcaTCAGCTAACCAAGAGctcagcaactgttgctctAAAGCAGAAGCATGTCATGACCAACAGCATTGCGTTGTCGGCAGCAACAAGTGCTTCCACCGTCGAGCCAATGGAAACAGATGAGTTGCCAATtgtggcaacggcaacagatGCACTCGCTGACAACAGTCATGCTACGGTTGTTGGTGGCACCGTTGATAGCAAGGATATGCCGTCTTCCATAGCTGCGGCTGTCACTTCGGGCACCATCACTGTGGCGGCCATTGAAGTTGTCGGCGCTGGCGTTGTCAACACTGAAACGTAG
- the LOC117574781 gene encoding ATP synthase lipid-binding protein, mitochondrial, which yields MFVSTVSRIAPVARTVLLANSKQYLRPLSSAVISQSQTLAAQNTTPVALLPQIRSFQTSPVTRDIDSAAKFIGAGAATVGVAGSGAGIGSVFGSLIIGYARNPSLKQQLFSYAILGFALSEAMGLFCLMMAFLLLFAF from the exons atgttcgTGTCGACAGTCTCTCGCATTGCCCCCGTTGCCAGGACCGTG CTCCTCGCCAACTCCAAGCAATACTTGCGACCATTGAGCAGCGCCGTCATCAGCCAGAGCCAAACTTTGGCCGCTCAGAACACAACCCCCGTTGCATTACTGCCACAGATCAGGTCATTCCAGACCTCGCCAGTCACGCGTGACATTGATTCGGCTGCCAAATTCATTGGTGCTGGTGCTGCAACAGTCGGTGTCGCTGGTTCCG GTGCTGGTATCGGATCAGTATTCGGCTCCCTCATCATCGGTTATGCCAGAAACCCATCGTTGAAACAGCAGCTGTTCTCTTATGCCATCTTGGGTTTCGCCCTGTCTGAGGCTATGGGTCTGTTCTGTCTTATGATGGCTTTCCTGCTGCTCTTCGCCTTCTAA
- the LOC117575437 gene encoding G patch domain-containing protein 4, protein MDFAKKILGKYGWKEGDGLGKNNTGIAVPLKASLKFDNAGLGVDRATEFNDHWWERCFNEASSNVSVQVEENGKISTGRKAGEEAVEISTKGYSARKLKKAKDQQRDAVGGAVYENFLKSALLTQEGGEVANTDRIKVDDITVSKVHVMTDEELFKACGGRTAHKGARHGLKLSGKLARVEQQEREMLEKLQGKRSESEKEEPVKLQCKLKEPEQEESVKVKKKKLKKNKPEVEEVADEATPVKTKKRKQVEAAEEESCEPIKSKKKKKKHKQAEE, encoded by the coding sequence ATGGATTTTGCTAAGAAAATATTAGGTAAATACGGCTGGAAAGAAGGCGACGGACTAGGTAAAAACAACACTGGCATTGCAGTGCCGTTGAAAGCTAGCTTAAAGTTTGACAATGCCGGTCTAGGCGTTGATCGTGCCACAGAATTTAATGATCACTGGTGGGAACGTTGCTTCAACGAGGCCTCCTCCAACGTGAGCGTACAAGTGGAGGAGAATGGAAAAATAAGCACTGGACGCAAGGCGGGCGAAGAAGCCGTGGAAATATCCACAAAAGGTTACTCTGCTCGCAAGCTAAAGAAAGCTAAGGATCAGCAGCGAGATGCAGTAGGTGGTGCGGTCTACGAGAACTTTTTAAAATCAGCGCTGCTCACCCAAGAGGGCGGTGAAGTGGCGAACACAGATCGCATCAAGGTCGATGACATTACTGTCTCCAAAGTGCATGTAATGACGGATGAGGAGTTGTTCAAGGCTTGCGGTGGACGCACCGCGCACAAGGGAGCGCGTCATGGTTTGAAATTGAGTGGAAAACTCGCACGCGTGGAACAGCAGGAACGAGAGATGCTAGAAAAGCTGCAGGGTAAACGAAGTGAGTCCGAAAAAGAGGAGCCAGTGAAGCTGCAGTGCAAACTAAAGGAGCCCGAGCAAGAGGAGTCagtgaaagtgaaaaagaagaaactcAAAAAGAACAAGCCCGAGGTTGAAGAGGTCGCCGATGAAGCGACGCCagttaaaacgaaaaaacgcAAACAAGTCGAAGCTGCGGAAGAGGAATCCTGCGAGCCCATCAAGtctaagaaaaagaaaaagaagcacAAGCAAGCGGAAGAATAA
- the LOC117575436 gene encoding probable rRNA-processing protein EBP2 homolog, giving the protein MSDFELQDSGSEFDSDDNSDAELQAAFERGELKPGLNVEFGGQRVKINDITKLLAKAQAIRLDLPWEERLDMVNDLAPLAPELAVQLEKHEQKRANQFKGNAKIPYVRPEEDPVLNDFKREMLFHRQAQAAVVEGIQRLHKLGIKTRRPDDYFAEMAKSDEHMQKVRSNLMAKQQGQAKSERIKQIREQRKMGKMLAKQTKVQRETEKKEMLDKLKKFRKGKLKNLDFLEDAKALESKQKQSADKRKQRNKKFGFGGKKKGLKRNTKASAAGLEAEKSTRRQRGVKAGASVNKRMGKSRRIKAKGRK; this is encoded by the exons ATGTCCGACTTTGAATTACAAGACAGTGGCTCCGAATTCGATTCAGATGACAATTCTGATGCAGAG CTGCAAGCCGCTTTCGAGCGTGGTGAGCTGAAACCCGGTCTAAATGTGGAATTTGGCGGACAACGCGTCAAAATCAATGATATC ACAAAACTATTAGCCAAGGCACAAGCCATTCGTCTAGACCTGCCCTGGGAAGAACGCCTAGACATGGTTAACGATCTGGCGCCTCTTGCTCCCGAGTTGGCTGTTCAGTTGGAGAAACACGAACAGAAGCGCGCAAATCAGTTCAAGGGCAATGCCAAGATACCCTATGTACGTCCCGAAGAGGATCCCGTGTTGAATGACTTCAAACGCGAAATGCTCTTCCATCGTCAAGCTCAAGCCGCAGTGGTCGAGGGAATCCAGCGATTGCACAAACTGGGCATTAAGACACGTCGTCCCGATGACTATTTCGCCGAGATGGCCAAATCCGACGAACACATGCAGAAGGTGCGCTCCAATCTGATGGCCAAACAGCAAGGACAAGCGAAATCAGAACGCATCAAGCAAATACGCGAACAGCGCAAGATGGGCAAAATGCTGGCCAAGCAGACTAAGGTACAGCGTGAAACTGAGAAGAAGGAGATGCTAGATAAGCTGAAAAAGTTCCGAAAGGGCAAACTGAAGAATCTGGACTTCCTTGAGGATGCCAAGGCACTGGAATCCAAGCAGAAGCAATCGGCTGACAAACGGAAACAGCGCAACAAAAAGTTCGGCTTTGGTGGTAAAAAGAAGGGACTAAAGCGCAACACAAAAGCCTCGGCCGCAGGACTCGAGGCGGAGAAGTCAACAAGGCGTCAGCGTGGCGTCAAAGCTGGTGCCTCGGTGAACAAGCGAATGGGTAAATCGCGTCGCATTAAAGCCAAGGGAAGAAAGTAA